In a genomic window of Candidatus Palauibacter polyketidifaciens:
- the menD gene encoding 2-succinyl-5-enolpyruvyl-6-hydroxy-3-cyclohexene-1-carboxylic-acid synthase produces the protein MSRTPAAPNRNALWARALVDGLGRRGVSHACIGSGSRSAPLVEALAADDRFTLHAHVDERSAAFFALGVGAASGRPAVVVTTSGTAAANLFPAVVEGSRSEIPFLALTADRPAALRGTDANQTIDQRDLFGRYARRSIDVALPEPTAAGLARLGTAVEAAWRAALGPPAGPAHLNVQFAKPLEPVHVPGDVPPGLEPRLPGSATLGEAPGVSPPDAGGELAPLLQGARRPLLVCGPNQRSGIGRAALALAARVRAPLIADPLSGARFGAGAERWTMSGADLSLRADDVAAALRPDLIVRVGRAPTSAVVCRYLERHADVPQFVLDATHGWRDHLATGARPLTGDPVATLERAAAADSGEAEGAWVERWRAVDRAARLAVDPSLAETWFEGAVAYTMARSLPEGTPWFIGNSMPIRDVDAFARATDRPLHALGLRGASGIDGNVSAALGAAAASGRPAAALIGDLTLLHDVGALLVDRPPGISLHLVVIQNRGGGIFHMLPIREHDPPFTPYVVMPQSVDLGAVAAAAGIPHRPVSSVAELREAVQAPGPESEGRGLRLTEARVEREHNWQQRTAAIESAKEAARREI, from the coding sequence GTGAGCCGGACGCCGGCCGCGCCCAATCGGAACGCACTGTGGGCGCGGGCGCTCGTCGACGGGCTCGGCCGCCGCGGAGTGTCGCACGCCTGCATCGGTTCCGGGTCCCGCTCGGCCCCCCTCGTGGAGGCGCTGGCTGCGGACGACCGGTTCACCCTTCACGCGCACGTGGATGAACGGAGCGCCGCCTTCTTCGCTCTGGGCGTGGGCGCGGCGAGCGGCCGGCCGGCTGTGGTCGTCACCACCTCCGGCACCGCTGCGGCCAACCTCTTCCCGGCAGTGGTGGAAGGGAGCCGGAGCGAGATCCCGTTCCTCGCGCTGACGGCGGACCGGCCCGCGGCGCTGAGGGGCACCGACGCGAACCAGACGATCGACCAGCGGGATCTCTTCGGCCGCTACGCCCGGCGATCCATTGACGTCGCGCTTCCGGAACCGACCGCCGCAGGGCTCGCCCGGCTCGGGACCGCGGTGGAGGCGGCGTGGCGCGCGGCGCTGGGGCCCCCTGCGGGGCCGGCGCATCTGAACGTTCAGTTCGCGAAGCCGCTCGAGCCGGTCCACGTCCCGGGCGATGTCCCCCCCGGTCTGGAGCCGCGTCTCCCCGGCTCCGCGACGCTCGGCGAGGCGCCCGGAGTTTCGCCGCCGGATGCCGGTGGCGAACTCGCCCCCCTGCTGCAAGGCGCTCGCCGACCGCTCCTCGTCTGCGGTCCCAACCAGCGGTCCGGGATCGGCCGCGCCGCCCTGGCGCTGGCGGCCCGGGTTCGCGCTCCGCTCATTGCCGATCCGCTCTCCGGCGCCCGTTTCGGCGCCGGCGCGGAGCGCTGGACGATGAGCGGCGCCGATCTCTCGCTCCGGGCCGATGACGTCGCCGCGGCGCTGCGCCCCGATCTGATCGTTCGCGTCGGACGCGCGCCGACCTCGGCGGTGGTCTGTCGCTACCTGGAGCGGCACGCGGACGTGCCCCAGTTCGTACTCGACGCGACGCACGGCTGGCGGGATCATCTCGCCACGGGCGCGAGACCGCTGACCGGCGATCCCGTCGCGACCCTCGAGCGTGCGGCCGCGGCCGACTCCGGGGAAGCGGAAGGGGCCTGGGTCGAGCGATGGCGGGCAGTGGACCGCGCGGCGCGCCTCGCGGTGGACCCGTCGCTGGCGGAGACGTGGTTCGAGGGCGCCGTCGCCTACACCATGGCGCGCAGTCTCCCGGAGGGGACGCCCTGGTTCATCGGCAACTCGATGCCCATTCGCGACGTGGACGCCTTCGCGCGTGCGACGGATCGACCGCTGCACGCCCTCGGTCTTCGAGGCGCGAGCGGGATCGATGGCAACGTGAGCGCGGCACTCGGTGCCGCGGCCGCCTCGGGACGGCCCGCAGCGGCCCTCATCGGCGATCTCACACTGCTCCACGATGTGGGGGCGCTGCTGGTGGATCGCCCGCCCGGCATCTCGCTCCACCTCGTGGTCATCCAGAACCGCGGCGGCGGCATCTTCCACATGCTGCCGATCCGCGAGCATGACCCGCCCTTCACCCCGTACGTCGTCATGCCCCAATCCGTGGATCTGGGCGCGGTTGCCGCCGCAGCCGGAATCCCGCACCGTCCCGTCTCGTCGGTCGCCGAATTGCGGGAGGCGGTGCAGGCACCGGGTCCGGAGTCGGAGGGCCGCGGCCTTCGCCTCACGGAGGCGCGCGTCGAGCGTGAACACAACTGGCAGCAGCGCACCGCCGCGATCGAAAGCGCGAAGGAGGCGGCGCGCCGCGAGATCTGA
- a CDS encoding 4a-hydroxytetrahydrobiopterin dehydratase, translated as MSIPLAQQQCIPCRGGVPPLEGEALDALAKELGADWRVVDGHHLEKEYRFPDFVTALDFVNRVGGMAEEQNHHPDLFLAWGRVVVRIWTHKIDGLTESDFVFAAKAETLHRPRA; from the coding sequence ATGTCGATACCGCTCGCGCAGCAGCAGTGCATTCCCTGTCGAGGCGGGGTCCCACCCCTGGAGGGAGAGGCCCTCGACGCGCTTGCGAAGGAACTCGGGGCCGACTGGCGCGTCGTGGACGGCCACCACCTCGAGAAGGAGTACCGCTTCCCGGACTTCGTGACGGCGCTCGACTTCGTGAATCGCGTGGGCGGGATGGCGGAGGAGCAGAACCATCACCCGGACCTGTTCCTCGCGTGGGGGCGGGTCGTCGTCCGGATCTGGACGCACAAGATCGACGGGCTGACGGAGAGTGATTTCGTGTTCGCCGCGAAGGCGGAAACGCTGCACCGACCGCGGGCGTGA
- a CDS encoding AMP-binding protein — protein sequence MNEPATSVPALSYALVSRDRAWPAAEIRAAGDTVAGVLQEEGVEAGAVVAHQFPLDPAGAAALAAVAPQAAPGGARVLAPAHGEWTSYERDAFVAALQPDAALTGKAAAWPTAGWRSRPLAVPGIGEIALHLRDSVPTHRRAPAAPSARAGLPGAGVILPTSGTEGLPRFVAHEWRSLRANAIASNERLGFGAGDRWLATLAWAHIGGLAVPLRAAAAGATVALAGPRFDAASVARALGELAVTHLSLVPAMLHGLLAAGARPPGSLRAVLLGGAATPPDLAERALSAGWPIALTYGLTEAGSQVTTATPAEVRAGDRSAGVPLTGVEVRIRPPGDAGEGPDVAPAAGHIEVRGDPLFRGYVGEPVRPTGEWFATGDLGRLDEKGRLEVTGRLRDRIVSGGANVDPAHVEAVLAAHPEVRETAVVGVPDPRWGQVVVAVVVGEEPDLPARLDPWCRERLSGPRVPRRWEVLDRLPRTATGKVDRARLRGLLAESAPSLTSSGAGEDLEVGPPAGAAPS from the coding sequence GTGAACGAACCCGCGACTTCCGTCCCGGCCCTGTCCTACGCGCTCGTGTCGCGAGACCGGGCGTGGCCGGCCGCCGAGATCCGCGCCGCGGGCGACACGGTGGCCGGGGTACTGCAAGAAGAGGGGGTGGAGGCGGGGGCTGTCGTCGCTCACCAGTTCCCGCTGGATCCGGCCGGCGCGGCCGCCCTTGCCGCGGTCGCGCCGCAAGCCGCGCCCGGGGGCGCCCGGGTGCTCGCGCCCGCACACGGGGAGTGGACGTCGTATGAGCGGGACGCTTTTGTCGCGGCGCTCCAGCCGGACGCCGCCCTCACCGGGAAGGCTGCGGCGTGGCCGACCGCCGGGTGGAGGTCCCGGCCGCTCGCGGTCCCCGGGATCGGTGAGATCGCCCTGCATCTGCGGGATTCCGTTCCGACGCATCGCCGCGCTCCAGCCGCGCCTTCGGCACGGGCGGGTCTCCCCGGAGCCGGCGTCATTCTCCCCACCTCCGGCACCGAAGGCCTGCCTCGCTTCGTCGCCCACGAATGGCGGTCGCTGCGCGCGAACGCCATCGCCTCGAACGAGCGCCTCGGGTTCGGCGCGGGCGACCGGTGGCTCGCGACGCTCGCCTGGGCGCATATCGGAGGGCTCGCCGTGCCGCTGAGGGCCGCGGCCGCGGGCGCCACGGTCGCGCTGGCGGGGCCGCGGTTCGACGCCGCCTCCGTCGCCCGGGCGCTCGGCGAACTCGCCGTGACGCACCTCTCGCTCGTGCCGGCCATGCTGCACGGGCTGCTGGCCGCCGGCGCCCGGCCGCCGGGCTCTCTGCGCGCCGTCCTGCTCGGCGGCGCGGCGACCCCGCCGGATCTGGCGGAGCGGGCGCTGTCCGCCGGGTGGCCGATCGCGCTGACGTACGGATTGACCGAGGCGGGGTCGCAGGTCACCACGGCGACTCCGGCGGAGGTGCGCGCCGGCGACCGGTCGGCCGGCGTCCCGCTGACCGGCGTCGAAGTGCGGATCCGCCCGCCCGGCGACGCGGGCGAAGGGCCGGACGTCGCGCCCGCCGCGGGGCACATCGAGGTGCGCGGCGACCCACTGTTCCGGGGATACGTCGGAGAGCCCGTGCGGCCCACTGGCGAATGGTTCGCGACGGGCGACCTCGGCCGTCTCGACGAGAAGGGTCGCCTGGAGGTGACGGGGCGGCTGCGCGACCGGATCGTGAGCGGAGGAGCGAACGTCGACCCGGCCCACGTCGAGGCCGTGCTCGCCGCCCACCCGGAAGTGCGGGAAACCGCCGTCGTCGGCGTGCCGGATCCCCGGTGGGGGCAGGTCGTCGTCGCTGTCGTCGTCGGCGAAGAGCCCGACCTCCCCGCCCGGCTCGATCCGTGGTGCCGCGAACGGCTGTCGGGTCCGCGCGTGCCCCGCCGCTGGGAGGTGCTCGACCGTCTCCCCCGGACGGCGACGGGCAAGGTGGACCGCGCCAGACTGAGAGGGCTCCTCGCCGAGTCGGCGCCTTCTTTGACATCCAGTGGCGCCGGCGAGGATCTTGAAGTCGGACCCCCAGCGGGAGCTGCTCCTTCATGA
- a CDS encoding succinylglutamate desuccinylase/aspartoacylase family protein, which translates to MNHTTSPTAIEESGGQGRRIGAYRGAEPGPLVICIASLHGNEPAGIEALERVLRVLSMNRLRMCGDLVGLRGNLQAHNAGTRFIDEDLNRVWQHDRVDAVLESLRDGGSARDGDGAPMVGSAELAEQRELLAAFQSEHRRARGPIHVLDLHTTSSESAPFTTLGDTLRNRALALRLPVPVVLGLEEQIDGAMLHYFDRLGWANIGIEAGQHTVASSVDVHEEAVWILLEALGLIETGDAPGGEDRRARLAHRAEGLPRVLDVRYRHVVSEEDEFRMHPGFRNFDLVEAGQELAVDRRGPVCAGFAGRLFLPLYQRQGDDGFFIVRQLAPAWLVVSRLLRVAGADRVAPWLPGVRPHPARGDAVVVARWARNRWVIGLLHLMGFTARGESGGAVMVRRQEGPVRQPESASGGG; encoded by the coding sequence GTGAACCACACGACATCCCCGACGGCCATCGAGGAGTCCGGCGGCCAGGGACGACGGATCGGCGCGTACAGGGGCGCGGAGCCCGGGCCGCTCGTCATCTGCATCGCATCCCTGCACGGGAACGAGCCGGCGGGCATCGAGGCGCTGGAGCGGGTACTGCGCGTTCTCTCGATGAACCGGCTTCGGATGTGTGGGGACCTGGTGGGCCTTCGCGGCAATCTGCAGGCCCACAACGCGGGCACGAGGTTCATCGATGAGGACCTCAACCGCGTGTGGCAGCACGACCGCGTGGACGCGGTGCTGGAATCGTTGCGTGACGGAGGATCGGCGCGGGACGGCGACGGAGCGCCGATGGTCGGGAGCGCCGAGTTGGCGGAGCAACGGGAGCTGCTGGCGGCCTTCCAGTCGGAGCACCGGCGCGCGCGGGGGCCCATCCATGTACTCGACCTGCATACGACATCGTCGGAAAGCGCGCCCTTCACGACGCTCGGGGACACGCTTCGGAACCGGGCGCTCGCGCTCCGCCTGCCCGTCCCCGTGGTCCTGGGACTGGAAGAGCAGATCGACGGGGCCATGCTTCACTACTTCGACCGCCTGGGCTGGGCGAACATCGGCATCGAGGCGGGGCAGCACACGGTCGCGTCATCCGTCGACGTGCATGAGGAGGCCGTGTGGATCCTGCTCGAGGCCCTCGGGCTGATCGAGACAGGAGACGCCCCCGGCGGAGAGGACCGGCGGGCTCGCCTCGCCCACCGGGCGGAGGGTCTGCCACGCGTGCTGGATGTGCGCTATCGCCACGTGGTGTCGGAAGAGGACGAATTCCGGATGCACCCGGGTTTCAGGAACTTCGACCTTGTCGAGGCGGGGCAGGAACTGGCCGTCGATCGGCGCGGACCGGTGTGTGCGGGGTTCGCCGGGCGCCTCTTTCTTCCTCTCTACCAGCGACAGGGCGACGACGGGTTCTTCATCGTCCGTCAACTCGCTCCCGCGTGGCTCGTCGTCTCGCGGCTGCTGCGGGTGGCGGGCGCGGATCGCGTCGCCCCCTGGCTTCCCGGGGTGCGGCCGCATCCCGCGCGGGGCGACGCCGTCGTCGTGGCGCGCTGGGCCCGCAACCGTTGGGTGATCGGGCTCCTCCACCTCATGGGGTTCACCGCACGGGGCGAGAGCGGCGGGGCGGTGATGGTGCGACGCCAGGAAGGGCCCGTCCGCCAGCCGGAGTCTGCGTCCGGGGGCGGTTAG
- a CDS encoding redoxin domain-containing protein, which produces MKISVGDRVEPFTLPYEAGGTVDLGDYLGRDRIVLLFFPLAFTSVCTAEMCRLRDEWSAYASLDAAVFAISVDSPFVTSRFRAEENIPFPILSDFNRTVSRDWGVLYEEFHGFRGVSKRSAFVIGTDGTVAYAWVSEDAGVEPDYEELLQAVADAP; this is translated from the coding sequence ATGAAGATCTCGGTCGGAGACCGCGTGGAGCCGTTCACGCTGCCCTACGAAGCCGGAGGAACGGTCGATCTGGGGGACTACCTCGGCCGCGACCGGATCGTACTCCTCTTCTTCCCTCTCGCCTTCACCTCGGTCTGCACGGCGGAGATGTGCCGGCTCCGCGATGAGTGGAGCGCCTACGCGTCGCTCGACGCCGCCGTGTTCGCGATCTCCGTGGACAGCCCGTTCGTCACCTCGCGATTCAGGGCCGAGGAGAACATCCCCTTCCCCATCCTCTCCGATTTCAACCGCACGGTTTCACGTGACTGGGGCGTGCTGTACGAGGAGTTTCACGGGTTCCGGGGCGTCTCCAAGCGGTCGGCTTTCGTGATCGGGACGGACGGCACCGTGGCGTACGCGTGGGTGTCCGAGGACGCGGGCGTCGAACCGGACTATGAGGAACTCCTGCAAGCGGTTGCCGACGCACCCTGA
- a CDS encoding 1,4-dihydroxy-2-naphthoate polyprenyltransferase → MASVTPGSPGAWIAGARLRTLPAAAGPVLAGGGLAWKDGGFAVAPFLAALGAALLIQIGTNFANDYSDFARGADTADRLGTPRVTQAGLLTASAVRLGAAVSFALAFAVGIYLAIVGGWPVVWIGVGSILLAVSYTGGPWPYGYHGLGDLAVWILFGPVAVTGTYYVQLLRWVPEALIAGLGAGALATAVLVVNNLRDITTDAAAGKRTLAVRIGPAATRVQYSLLITVAAAVPPVGVMAGWWPAGTLLASGAVLFAAAPLRVVWTYENPRALNAALAATARTTGAWGLLFAVGCLW, encoded by the coding sequence TTGGCGTCCGTAACGCCCGGCAGCCCGGGCGCGTGGATCGCCGGCGCGCGCCTGCGCACGCTTCCGGCCGCGGCAGGGCCCGTGCTCGCGGGCGGCGGGCTGGCGTGGAAGGACGGCGGTTTCGCCGTCGCGCCCTTTCTGGCGGCGCTCGGCGCCGCGCTGCTGATTCAGATCGGCACGAACTTCGCGAACGACTACTCCGACTTCGCGCGCGGGGCGGACACGGCCGACCGGCTCGGCACTCCGCGGGTCACGCAGGCCGGCCTCCTGACCGCGTCCGCCGTCCGGCTCGGAGCGGCGGTCTCGTTCGCACTCGCCTTCGCGGTGGGCATCTATCTCGCGATCGTGGGTGGATGGCCGGTCGTGTGGATCGGCGTGGGCTCGATCCTTCTGGCTGTCAGCTACACGGGTGGGCCGTGGCCGTACGGCTACCACGGGCTGGGCGATCTCGCCGTGTGGATCCTGTTCGGTCCCGTCGCCGTGACCGGCACGTATTACGTGCAGCTCCTCCGCTGGGTGCCCGAGGCGCTGATCGCGGGACTCGGCGCGGGGGCGCTCGCCACGGCGGTCCTGGTGGTGAACAACCTGCGCGACATCACGACGGATGCGGCGGCGGGAAAGCGCACGCTGGCGGTGCGGATCGGCCCGGCCGCGACGCGGGTCCAATATTCGCTGCTCATCACGGTCGCCGCGGCCGTGCCGCCCGTCGGCGTCATGGCGGGATGGTGGCCTGCGGGGACGCTGCTCGCGTCGGGCGCGGTTCTGTTCGCGGCCGCGCCGCTACGGGTCGTGTGGACGTACGAGAACCCGCGGGCGCTTAACGCCGCCCTCGCCGCCACGGCGCGGACGACCGGGGCCTGGGGTCTCCTGTTCGCGGTGGGCTGCCTGTGGTGA
- a CDS encoding DUF2207 domain-containing protein gives MKRRRPRRAAGAAIRAAMLAGATAGALCLSASPAGAQERSWHIESFHADIRVLENGSIEVTETIRPRFDGSYNGIYRAIRVEYRINGFRYRLRLSVNEVTDADGNPLRYESRRDGDDLNTKIWVPGAVDTVRTVRLSYGVTHGLRFFEADEGEDGIVEAYDELYWNVTGTEWPVPIESASATVRLPQAVAGVRAHAFTGGYGATGQDAVVDVAGTRVDVRTDRPLGFRESLTIGIGWNAGVVRRPTAIDLAAMYLFANWPLFLPFFAFAFMYRRWNERGRDPEIGSIEPRYEPPGDLTPAEVGVIVDNRADLRDITATLVDLAVRGHLTIEEREEKRLPGLASGKDYVFERRDLPGDDLAPHEGALLRAVFGGRGTRRLSDLRDRFYKDLPELKSTLLATLIEHGVYTASPTIVAGKYVGLGFLVGIVILFGGQLAQTQLALPLAMPAVLLAAITSALIIMIFGFFMPARTRKGTELLRQVKGFEEFLTRVESDRYRRKIAGPEMFERCLPYAMALGVGTQWAQAFGDLYREPPDWYHGHALSTFNSHILVSNLNSMSAETHSVMQSAPRSAQGSSFSSGGISGGGFSGGGFGGGGGGAF, from the coding sequence GTGAAGCGCCGGCGTCCGCGACGAGCCGCCGGAGCGGCGATCCGAGCCGCCATGCTGGCGGGCGCCACGGCAGGCGCCCTCTGTCTTTCCGCTTCCCCGGCGGGCGCGCAGGAGCGCTCCTGGCACATCGAGAGCTTCCACGCCGACATCCGGGTGCTGGAGAACGGGTCCATCGAGGTGACCGAAACGATCCGGCCGCGGTTCGATGGAAGCTACAACGGGATCTACCGGGCGATTCGCGTCGAGTACCGAATCAACGGATTCCGCTACAGGCTGCGCCTTTCCGTGAACGAGGTCACGGACGCGGACGGCAATCCCCTGCGCTACGAGTCGAGGCGCGATGGGGACGACCTGAACACAAAGATCTGGGTGCCCGGCGCGGTCGACACGGTCCGCACGGTCCGACTCTCCTACGGCGTGACGCACGGGCTCCGCTTCTTCGAGGCGGATGAAGGAGAAGACGGCATCGTCGAGGCGTACGACGAACTCTACTGGAACGTGACGGGGACCGAATGGCCCGTCCCGATCGAGTCGGCGAGCGCGACCGTGCGGCTCCCGCAGGCGGTCGCGGGCGTGCGCGCCCACGCCTTCACGGGGGGCTACGGCGCGACGGGACAGGACGCGGTGGTCGATGTCGCGGGAACGCGGGTCGACGTGCGAACCGACCGGCCGCTCGGCTTTCGCGAGAGCCTGACCATCGGGATCGGATGGAATGCCGGCGTCGTCCGGCGGCCCACGGCGATCGACCTCGCCGCCATGTACCTGTTCGCGAACTGGCCGCTCTTCCTGCCCTTCTTCGCCTTCGCCTTCATGTACCGGCGCTGGAACGAGCGGGGTCGCGACCCGGAGATCGGGTCGATCGAGCCACGCTACGAACCGCCCGGCGACCTGACGCCCGCCGAGGTCGGCGTCATCGTCGACAACCGGGCCGACCTGCGTGACATCACCGCGACGCTCGTCGACCTCGCCGTCCGGGGGCACCTCACGATCGAGGAACGCGAGGAGAAGCGCCTCCCGGGTCTCGCGTCGGGGAAGGACTACGTCTTCGAGCGACGCGATCTCCCGGGAGACGATCTGGCTCCACACGAAGGCGCGCTGCTGCGGGCGGTCTTCGGGGGGCGCGGGACCCGCCGGCTCTCCGACCTCAGGGACCGCTTCTACAAGGACCTGCCGGAACTGAAGTCGACGTTGCTCGCGACGCTCATCGAGCACGGCGTCTACACGGCATCACCGACCATCGTCGCCGGAAAGTACGTCGGTTTGGGGTTCCTGGTCGGAATCGTGATCCTTTTCGGCGGCCAGCTCGCTCAGACCCAGTTGGCGCTCCCGCTCGCGATGCCGGCCGTCCTGCTGGCGGCCATCACCTCGGCGCTCATCATCATGATATTCGGATTCTTCATGCCGGCCCGCACAAGGAAGGGCACGGAACTGCTGCGGCAGGTGAAAGGGTTCGAGGAGTTCCTCACGCGTGTCGAGTCCGACCGCTACAGGCGGAAGATCGCAGGTCCGGAGATGTTCGAGAGGTGTCTTCCGTACGCCATGGCGCTGGGCGTCGGGACGCAGTGGGCGCAGGCGTTCGGGGACCTGTATCGCGAACCCCCGGACTGGTATCATGGGCACGCTCTTTCGACCTTCAACTCTCACATCCTGGTCTCGAACCTGAACAGCATGTCCGCGGAGACGCACAGCGTGATGCAGTCCGCGCCGCGCAGTGCCCAGGGGTCGAGCTTCTCGAGTGGCGGGATCTCGGGAGGCGGCTTCTCGGGCGGCGGCTTCGGCGGAGGTGGAGGAGGCGCATTCTGA
- a CDS encoding aminotransferase class V-fold PLP-dependent enzyme produces MSIAVESTLACQKRLFQLEEGAHFLNCAYLGPLPRSVAEAGMEGIRRKCSPTPFPSEAFFTDCGRARERFGRLVNAPPERIALAPSASYGIEVAARNLPLEPGQNIVVLGEQFPSNVYAWQRQAAAHGCDVRTVDRPGPPPSAALWNERLLEAIGPGTAVVALPHCHWTDGTRIDLEAAGERAREVGAALVVDGSQSVGAVPFDVENIRPDALITVGYKWLLGPYSTAFGYYGARFDDGVPLEETWISRRGSEDFQGLVDYTDEYREGAARYDVGQTSNFILIPMLIEALDLILAWRPANILEYCRALLAGLADELRVRGWAIEDDEWRTGNILGVRLPVGCDLAEVDARLAEARVYASLRGDALRVSPNVYNEPRDIDALRQVLAILA; encoded by the coding sequence GTGAGTATCGCGGTCGAGTCCACGCTTGCGTGCCAGAAGCGTCTCTTTCAACTCGAAGAGGGCGCACACTTCCTCAACTGCGCCTATCTCGGACCCCTGCCGCGCTCGGTCGCTGAGGCCGGGATGGAGGGAATCCGCCGCAAGTGCTCGCCCACGCCCTTCCCGAGCGAGGCGTTCTTCACGGACTGCGGCCGTGCCCGAGAACGCTTCGGGCGCCTCGTCAACGCTCCGCCGGAGCGGATCGCGCTCGCACCCTCCGCGTCCTACGGCATCGAGGTCGCGGCCCGAAATCTTCCACTCGAACCGGGGCAGAACATCGTCGTCCTCGGCGAACAATTCCCCAGCAACGTCTACGCCTGGCAGCGCCAGGCGGCGGCCCACGGGTGCGACGTCCGAACGGTCGATCGCCCCGGCCCGCCTCCGTCCGCCGCGCTCTGGAACGAGCGCCTGCTGGAAGCGATCGGGCCGGGCACCGCCGTCGTGGCGCTGCCTCACTGCCACTGGACGGACGGCACCCGGATCGACCTTGAAGCGGCGGGGGAACGGGCGCGCGAAGTCGGCGCCGCGCTCGTCGTCGACGGCTCACAGTCCGTCGGCGCCGTGCCGTTCGACGTGGAAAACATTCGTCCGGACGCGTTGATCACCGTCGGGTACAAGTGGCTCCTCGGGCCCTATTCGACCGCGTTCGGGTACTACGGTGCTCGCTTCGACGACGGTGTGCCGCTCGAGGAAACGTGGATTTCGCGCCGCGGTTCCGAGGACTTTCAGGGTCTCGTGGACTACACCGACGAATACAGGGAAGGGGCCGCCCGATACGACGTTGGCCAGACATCCAACTTCATCCTCATCCCCATGTTGATCGAAGCGCTGGACCTCATCCTCGCATGGCGCCCGGCGAACATCCTCGAGTACTGCCGTGCGCTCCTCGCCGGGCTGGCGGACGAACTGCGGGTCCGCGGCTGGGCGATCGAGGACGACGAATGGCGCACCGGAAACATCCTCGGCGTCCGCCTCCCCGTCGGCTGCGACCTTGCCGAGGTGGACGCCCGCCTCGCCGAGGCCCGCGTCTATGCCTCGCTGCGTGGAGATGCCCTGCGCGTCTCGCCTAACGTCTACAACGAACCGCGCGACATCGACGCGCTGCGGCAGGTCCTCGCAATCCTCGCGTAG
- the menB gene encoding 1,4-dihydroxy-2-naphthoyl-CoA synthase, with protein MAETFSPPESGVDWKPAGEYGDITYHKSDGIARIAFNRPEVRNAFRPDTLFEMYEAFQDARDDEEIGVVLLTGNGPSRDGKWAFCSGGDQRVRGTAGYVGKDGVARLNVLDLQRLIRSMPKPVIALVAGYAIGGGHVLHVVCDLTIAADNAVFGQTGPKVGSFDGGFGSSYLARSVGQKKAREIWYLCRQYGAEEAERMGLVNKVVPLARMEAEGVDWAREILGKSPLAIRCLKAAMNADCDGQAGLQELAGHATMLFYMTEEGQEGKNAFLEKRAPNFRQYPWRP; from the coding sequence ATGGCAGAGACCTTTTCCCCTCCGGAAAGCGGCGTCGACTGGAAGCCGGCCGGCGAATACGGCGACATCACCTATCACAAGAGCGACGGGATCGCCCGCATCGCCTTCAACCGGCCCGAGGTTCGCAACGCGTTCCGTCCCGACACGCTGTTCGAGATGTACGAGGCGTTTCAGGACGCGAGGGATGACGAGGAGATCGGCGTCGTTCTCCTCACCGGCAACGGACCTTCGAGGGACGGGAAATGGGCCTTCTGCTCCGGCGGCGACCAGAGGGTGCGCGGTACGGCCGGGTACGTGGGGAAGGATGGGGTCGCGCGCCTCAACGTCCTCGATCTCCAGCGCCTCATCCGCTCGATGCCGAAGCCGGTCATCGCGCTCGTCGCCGGATATGCGATCGGCGGAGGGCATGTGCTGCACGTCGTGTGCGACCTCACGATCGCTGCGGACAACGCCGTGTTCGGACAGACGGGGCCGAAGGTGGGAAGCTTCGACGGGGGGTTCGGTTCCTCGTACCTGGCGCGGTCGGTGGGCCAGAAGAAGGCACGGGAGATCTGGTACCTGTGCCGGCAGTACGGAGCGGAGGAAGCCGAGCGGATGGGGCTCGTGAACAAGGTCGTGCCGCTCGCGCGGATGGAAGCGGAGGGGGTCGACTGGGCGCGCGAAATCCTCGGGAAAAGCCCGCTCGCGATCCGGTGCCTGAAGGCGGCGATGAACGCGGATTGCGACGGGCAGGCCGGGCTCCAGGAACTCGCGGGTCACGCGACGATGCTCTTCTACATGACGGAGGAGGGCCAGGAAGGGAAGAACGCGTTCCTCGAGAAGCGCGCGCCGAACTTCCGACAGTACCCTTGGCGTCCGTAA